AGCTTTCTTACAATGAGCAGGTTATCTGAATTAGGTGTGTTTAAGAAGAAAGACGTGTAAACTATACAGAGCAGTGGAATTAGGGGACACTAGCCCTTCAGGTCAAGAATTGGACACTTGcataaaagaatacatttataatacattgtgGATGGAAATGGTTcacagaggaggaaaaaaaatgtccagTGACAATGTGGTCCAGAAGAGTAGCTCAATTAGCTCTGCTCAAAAGACAgccactcttttttttaaactttacacAGAAGTGAGAAAAGATACAGCTTGTGTTCATCTCTTCTAGGAACATCAAGGAAAGTGATGGAGTACAACCTTCCCAGGGAGTgcattaaaaaattcttcccCTCCAGGACGTGCTTCACGTTCCCGTTTCCAACCGCCCCAGAGAACGTGGCTCGTCTGGAGAGACTGGATCCTGCTGACCTTTCCGCAGAGTTCCTGGAGGTTACAGGACGCTTCTGCAAGTTTGTCTTTGATAAGACTGAAGTGAAGAAGCTGAAAGATGGATACACTGTCACTGGCAGAGGTGATTCAGAAGAACAAGAGCTTGCATATGTGGTTTCAGTGGAATATGTAttgctcagttttttttgtttaacttctTTCCTTCTTTGAAAGTTCTGGGCCATCTAGctaaaacatacacagacaccATCGCCAGTGGAGCTGTGCCGTGTCTGGAGAATGCTGTGATTGCCATGGCACTGATCGAGAATCAAGCTGCGCTGAAGGAAGGTCTGGAGGTGTACCACACTGGGATGGAGAAGCTGAAGAAGTCCTTCCCTCTGGAGCTGAAGGAGGTTTCATCAGAACACCAGCGTCTCAGCAGCATGGCCACACAAACCTTCATGGCTCGCTCTTTCAGGGACACTGACGGGAAGCACCTGAAATCTCTAGAGGTTAGCTCGATCTCTCTTTTGCTTACTGATACAGATATCTTCTTTCAGAGAATTGGATATTTTCACAGATTCTGTTTTCTCATATATGTCATTCTGCATGTTTTCAAGGAAAAAGTTAATAAACTCTTTGACGAATACCTGTGCCAAAATGAGCAAGCTTCAACGAAAAGATGCGAGGATATCCTGTCATCATTCTCTgcaataatgaatgaaaaactcaaaaaggGCGTCTATGCTAAATCTGGTGGCTATGATCTCTTCTGCAAGGATCTAGAGGAGACTGTGAAGAAATACAACAGCCAGACCAGTAAAGAAGTCAAGGTCTTGTCTAGATTGCTCAACttgataatgatattttaaaacagtgaaGGTCTATGATATGTTCTGAGGTTTGTGTGTCTCACCAGGCTGAAGCAGTCTTAGAGctgtttctgaaacagaagTCTGTGGACTCTAAAGCTATCCTGCAGGCCGACAAAAATCTGACTGAGAAGGAAATACAGATTAAAGGTAAGACTTCCCTATtcttaaatcagatttttttgtcaaagtGCTGAAAGATTTAGGTGCTTGCTTAGGATAAGCAGCAGTTTCAAAGGTCCAGGAATAATTACATAGCATCATTCAAATGAACAACAAGTGTAGTTTACAGGAGGCTATTCATGCCAATATCATTATGAATCAAGAACAGTGTGATTCAGACCAATACCTGAAACTCTTTTAGTGGTTCAAAATCATGTGTAACTTAGTTTTCGGGCCAAACCCTGGACATTACATTCACTCAAAAAAGCCCTCCATAGAGAAAAACAAAGGTTTAATGACCTTGCAGTTTATATCTGCCTTACAATATCTGCCTTCCTCTTCTGTTTGTCAATGAGTAGAGGAAACAGAGAAAGCAATACTCCTGGAGCAGGATATAAAAGCTAAAGAGGAACAGCAGATACAGCTAGAGGAAAAGATGGAAGCAGAGAAGAGGACTAATGAAGAGAGGATGAAACGGATGAAGGAGAAGATGGATAAGGAGATGAAGCTTCAGAGAGAGGAGGGCGAGAGGGCCATGGACTGCAAACTGAAGGAGCAGGCCGCTCTGCTGGAGAAGGGCTTTCAGGACAAGGCTGACATTATGAACAAGGAGATGGAAGAGTTCCAGAGACAGAGTACTGAAGCTGAGAGTAACAAAGCTAAAGGGTTTGCAGAGCTGATAGAAAACTCCAACAAGAGACACGAGGAGTCAATGGCTACTATGATGAAGCAGCACCGAGAGCAGATGTTAGGTTCACTGAGGGAGATGAGCTCACGTCCTCCTCCTTGTTGCATCTCGTAAATTAGCAATTAGGGCATGTAACTGTATGAATTTACCTATTGTAAAATGATTCTGTACCTCtaaatataacaacattaaAAGCATTGTTTCCATATATagttaaattacaaataaaatgagggCTATCTGTATTCAGCCAAATAATTGACCCTTCACAAAGACCTGGCTCTTTTGTTGTGACGTGTCACTGTAGCGTCTCAGATCAAGCAGCATGAGAATCTTTTCATTACTTcttacacaaaataaacatgaatgaaaatcaGAAGGTAGTTTGTGTCTCATTTTAACTACATAGAGACAATATTCTGTTATATTAAGTTCTAGTCCCCTGAAGTTAATCTATTCTCCTTTCACATTATGCATTATGATTGGTTAGATCCCCTGTCAGTCAGACTTCTGGGGAGGGGTGAATTGAGACAGATGAGTTAATTACACATTTAGATTCTCATTGTTCATCTTTTCACTGAATCTGATGTATGTGTACTCCACTGaaccatacaaataaaattaatggtGTCAAGAGAGATTGTCAAATTCTACAACAACAAGTTAGTTTTCAGCCCTTTATACGGACAACTGGGCAAGGTTTAAGAGGGGGACAATGCAAACTGTTTCTTCAAGACAGTGttgattcatttacaaacatcTTTCCAAGAATGACCTTTCCTCACACGTTCCCCAGAGCATTTCATTTCGAACAGATTAAAGCTTTCAGGCTGGAAGCACGCTGCATGCTCATGGATGTGTGGATCTACTATAGGGCATCATTAGCGAACTTTCACATAGCCAGTGGCACACAAGAAAGGGACATGTAAGGGTGTGATAATCAGTGGTCTGGTGCAGTGCATAGAAAAAGCTGCGGTTTTGAAAACAACTGCATCAGTGTGGACCAGTGACTTCAAATTCATACCTAATGAG
This genomic interval from Puntigrus tetrazona isolate hp1 chromosome 5, ASM1883169v1, whole genome shotgun sequence contains the following:
- the LOC122344865 gene encoding guanylate-binding protein 1-like isoform X1; translation: MDKPVCLIDTASDGKLCVQQSALQVLEQIQQPVVVVAVVGLYRTGKSYLMNRLAGKQTGFALGSTIESKTKGIWMWCVPHPTKAETTLVLLDTEGLGDVDKGDSKHDTNIFCLAVLLSSTLVYNSRGTIDNRAVEELQYVTELTECIKVKSSDEDVDDSNEFVKFFPSFIWTVRDFTLERKIDGKDATENDYLEFALKLKHGTSRKVMEYNLPRECIKKFFPSRTCFTFPFPTAPENVARLERLDPADLSAEFLEVTGRFCKFVFDKTEVKKLKDGYTVTGRVLGHLAKTYTDTIASGAVPCLENAVIAMALIENQAALKEGLEVYHTGMEKLKKSFPLELKEVSSEHQRLSSMATQTFMARSFRDTDGKHLKSLEEKVNKLFDEYLCQNEQASTKRCEDILSSFSAIMNEKLKKGVYAKSGGYDLFCKDLEETVKKYNSQTSKEVKAEAVLELFLKQKSVDSKAILQADKNLTEKEIQIKEETEKAILLEQDIKAKEEQQIQLEEKMEAEKRTNEERMKRMKEKMDKEMKLQREEGERAMDCKLKEQAALLEKGFQDKADIMNEEIKDFRTKSENREKENDKLLKQMTANMKKRHADTMNMMKKQHLEQMEAIRNMPRPSSDSGDLFLRLLLFGLSSFASGSSRC